One genomic window of Haliotis asinina isolate JCU_RB_2024 chromosome 4, JCU_Hal_asi_v2, whole genome shotgun sequence includes the following:
- the LOC137281633 gene encoding ras-related protein Rap-2c-like yields the protein MKEYKVVVLGSGGVGKSALTVKFVSGNFMEKYDPTIEDFYRKEIEVDSAPSVLEILDTAGTEQFASMRDLYIKNGQGFVIVYSITSLQTFQDIKTMREQIQRVKGVDKIPMILVGNKADLEHQREVPSTEGSTLAQYWGCPFLETSAKSTQNVNEVFIEIVREMNTSPVKEKQGCCSIL from the coding sequence ATGAAGGAATATAAGGTAGTAGTGCTGGGAAGTGGAGGTGTGGGGAAAAGTGCCCTCACAGTCAAGTTTGTGTCGGGTAATTTTATGGAGAAGTATGACCCCACGATTGAGGATTTCTATCGGAAAGAGATAGAAGTCGATTCAGCGCCATCTGTTTTAGAAATATTGGACACAGCTGGCACGGAGCAGTTTGCCTCCATGCGTGATTTGTATATAAAGAATGGACAAGGATTTGTGATTGTCTACAGCATTACCAGTCTTCAGACTTTCCAGGATATTAAGACAATGAGAGAACAAATTCAGAGAGTGAAAGGGGTGGACAAAATCCCCATGATATTAGTCGGGAACAAAGCTGACTTGGAACATCAACGTGAGGTCCCTTCTACTGAGGGGTCGACACTGGCACAGTACTGGGGCTGTCCGTTTCTAGAAACGTCAGCTAAAAGTACGCAAAATGTCAATGaagtttttattgaaattgttcgAGAGATGAATACAAGCCCAGTAAAGGAAAAGCAAGGCTGCTGTAGTATACTCTGA